Part of the Terriglobales bacterium genome, CACTCGCGGTAGCGACCATAGATGTCCTCAAATCGTTCGCGCAGGCGGCGGAAGCCGTCGAGCACCTCGGGGTCGAAGTGCTGGGGGAGGGTGCGGCCGTCGCCGTGGAGGATGATGTCGCAGGCGCGCGGGTGCGGGATGGCGGACTTGTAGGGGCGCGGGCTGCGGAGGGCGTCGTACTCGTCGGCCAGGCGGACGATGCGGGCGGCGGCGGGGATCTTCACGCCGCGGATGTGGTGCGGGTAGCCGGAGCCGTCCCAGCGCTCGTGATGGTTGAGGGCGATGAGGCGGGCCATCTCGAGCAAGGGCGAGGCTGAGCCGCGTAGCAGTTCTGCGCCGAGCAAGGTGTGGCGCTGGACGATGGCGCGCTCCTCCTCGGTGAGCGGGCCCGGTTTTTGCAGGATGGCGTCG contains:
- a CDS encoding HD domain-containing phosphohydrolase, which encodes MPTPLEATQAQLLQYARDLRRLAVAGHSDSARVDLLYRQLQLYARDLRRAYEAEQRRARELEKAYHDTVRRLVAASRYKDEETGSHTDRVSHYARALAQELGWKPAAVELLAHATPMHDVGKIAIPDAILQKPGPLTEEERAIVQRHTLLGAELLRGSASPLLEMARLIALNHHERWDGSGYPHHIRGVKIPAAARIVRLADEYDALRSPRPYKSAIPHPRACDIILHGDGRTLPQHFDPEVLDGFRRLRERFEDIYGRYRE